The genomic region CATCTTGATCGGCTTGCTGATCAGCTTCGCGCCAGCGTCGGCGGCCGAGCTGAAACTCGCCACCTGGAACCTGGACTGGCTGACCCTGCGCCCACAGGGGGATCCGGCCCTGCCACCGGACGTGCAACCACGGCACGCGGAAGATCTCGATAGGCTGCGCTGGTACGCGCTTGCCCTGGATGCCGACGTCGTGGCGCTGCAGGAAGTGGATGGACCGGACGTGGCCGCGCGCGTGTTCCCACCCGACCGCTATGGATTTCATTTCACTTCAGATCCGGTTGTGCAGCGCGTCGGCTTCGCGGTCCGGCGCGGCCTGAAGGTGACGGCGAATCCGGACCTCGTTGGGCTCGAATTGCCCGGCACACGGCTGCGCAGCGGCGCCGACGTGACGCTCGACCTGCCGGAAGGGCGGCTGCGCCTGCTCGCGGTGCATCTCAAGCAGGGGTGCCGGCAAGACCGGCTGACCGATACCCGCCGCGTCGCCTGTCCGCAGTTGCGGGCGCAACTCGCGGTGCTGCAGGGTTGGGTGGCGCAGCGGCGCGCCGAGGGCGTGCCCTTCGTGCTGATGGGCGACTTCAATCGCTGGATGGATGGGCGGGATGCGTTCTCCGCGGCGCTGCAGGAAGCAGCACCGCTGCTGCGCGTCACCGCCGGCCGGTCGAGCCCGTGCTGGGGCGGCGGCGGCTTCATCGACCACATCATCGCCGGCGGCGCCGCCACCGCCTGGATCACGACGGAGACTTTGCGGGTGCTGGTGTACCGTGAAACCGACG from Rhodovastum atsumiense harbors:
- a CDS encoding endonuclease/exonuclease/phosphatase family protein encodes the protein MMRIFAILIGLLISFAPASAAELKLATWNLDWLTLRPQGDPALPPDVQPRHAEDLDRLRWYALALDADVVALQEVDGPDVAARVFPPDRYGFHFTSDPVVQRVGFAVRRGLKVTANPDLVGLELPGTRLRSGADVTLDLPEGRLRLLAVHLKQGCRQDRLTDTRRVACPQLRAQLAVLQGWVAQRRAEGVPFVLMGDFNRWMDGRDAFSAALQEAAPLLRVTAGRSSPCWGGGGFIDHIIAGGAATAWITTETLRVLVYRETDEAARARLSDHCPVSVRMRLPD